The genomic stretch ggaaagaaaagatcatccagccttgagtggagagcttaggtggtgatgtgtacatatgcgaccgcttgaccaccacggccaaggtttttctcaagagaactggggtttaaccctatttttgccgctttggtcgacgggttgtaacttttatactgtaatgaccattttgtattgtaaataactttgtaaacatttttgtgggcccatgtacaatttaatattttaaataaattataaccATTCCTTTTAACTgaaattttcaccctggcctattaataacatttagatgcacgtttataacctaatgactcatttagcgagctAAGCACTATTTAAGGTACACAATGtgacagtcttggagtaaccagggcgttacaagcatATACCCTGAAATTTCCcttttcatatgtatgtcataGAGAATAATAGATAGCAATTTCTTCAGTAATGTTTATTAAATCGAAAGAAAGTGTTGTgttacaaaaaattaaataaaaataatatgttATAGTAATAAAGTTGAGGATTATGACAAAAATAAATAGGACATGTGTGGAATTTAGTTAGAAGGATAGACCAATTTTTATGTTCAAAAGGATACATCACTAGTATATAGTGAGGAAATAGCAAAGTTGGTTATTGGACTTATAATTAGAAAAACATGTGCTCAAtaaaacaagaaagaaaaatgtAAGAGAAGGGAAAAAAAACCTACTGCATAATAGTACCAAAAAAATTCAAGTTACTAAATTAACCTTAAAtgatttattgttaaaaatataataaacacATTCTTAATAatctaaaagaaaatgaaaataacCTCTTATACAATGAAAAAAGTTGTGAACCAACATCATTctatatagtataataaatatattacaaGAGTTATGCTCAAATTTGGATTATTTGTTTAGAGATCCTAAGACTTGCATTTGCCCATTAGCACTATAACAACAAACGCATAAAAAGAATCAAGCAATTGGTTCTTCTGCCGGCATGCATGCATATGTAAATACATAAATTGCAtaaataaattatgattattCGTGTCTCTTTCTTAGTGCGTGTCAGTCAGTACCCTACTAACCCATAGTGATAGTTTTGTCAGCTTCAGCTAGCGGGATATACATCACCAACTCATTAAATATGTAGTTCCAACTTGTTAGACTTGTTTAAACAATTGCCGGCCACATATATTAACCATCACCATCTGCTTGTCCTTAAATGATCGGATTATTCTCCTTTTTTCTATCCATTATAGAGAcctaaaatttaattttataattctTCTTCGTCCTCTTGGGTCGTTTCTTCTATCTAGCTAGTTTTCTAACTAATAATGACTTCTGGCATAAAACTATGTttagtgtgtatatatatagacACACAAAGCTGCTCCATAAAGTCAAAGCCAAAAAATTAATTGTAGGCTATGAAGGTCCTCCGCAGGCTCACTCTATCAGTAGTATGCCTTATAATAATTGTTTTAATTGTGCCATCTTTAGAAGATGCCCAATACCAATACCAAATCAGTTCGTGTCTCACACAACATAACATCAACAACTTCACCACATTACatagcagcaacagcagtagtacAATATGGCCCAATGAATCTTACTATTACAAGGTGCTCAACTTTTCTATACAAAATCTTCGTTTTGCTGATCCCAAAGTTCCCAAACCCTTTGCTATCATACTGCCTCAGAATGCGGAGCAAATAAAAAGCGCTGTGTTATGTGCTAGGAATGCCTCCTGCAAAATCACAATCAGGTCAGGGGGACACAGCTATGAGGGAACTTCCTCCACCATAGACACTGCCACCACCACTGCTTCCCCCTTTGTTATTATTGACCTCATGAATCTCAACCGAGTAACAGTCGATTTGGAGGCCAAGACAGCCTGGGTGGAAGGAGGTGCAACGCTGGGTGAGACCTACTATGCTATTGCTAATGCCACTACAGGCCATGAGTACTATGGTTTCTCAGCTGGATCGTGTCCGACTGTGGGAGTAGGTGGTCATATTTCGGGAGGTGGCTTCGGGTTACTGTCTCGCAAATATGGAGTTGCAGCTGATAATGTGTTGGATGCTCTGCTTGTCGATGCTAATGGACAGTTGCTAGATCGAGAGAGCATGGGAGAGGATGTGTTCTGGGCCATTagaggaggaggtggtggtgtTTGGGGGATAGTTTATGCTTGGAAAATCCATTTGTTGAAAGTCCCGCCCACAGTCACAGCCTTCGTCGTGTCTAGACCAGGCACAATAACCCACATAGCAAACCTGGTAGCCAAGTGGCAAGTTGTCGCTCCCAACTTAGGAGATGACTTTTACCTGTCCTGTTTTGTTGGTGCAGGGTTGCCCGAAACCACAACCATAGGAATGTCAGCTACATTTAAAGGCTTTTATCTAGGACCTAAGAGTCATGCCCACTCCGTCATCCATCGGGTGTTCCCCGAGCTGGGTGTTGTAGAACAAGATTGCTTTGAAATGAGTTGGATTCAATCCATTGTGTTCTTCTCCGGCCTACCCCCTGGAAGCTCGGTCTACCAATTGCAAAACCGTTACTTGCAAAACAAGGCATGTTTTAAAGCCAAATCAGACTACGTGCGGACCCCAATTCCTTATGAAGGCATAAGGGCTGCCTTGAACCTACTTGAGAAGGAGCCCAAAGGCTATGTGATCTTAGATCCTTACGGCGGGAACATGGATCGCATAAGCACTGAATCTATTGCTTTCCCACATAGGAAAGGCAACCTGTATGCAATTCAGTACATGGTGGAATGGAAGCAACAAGAGAATGACAAAATAGAAGACTACATAAATTGGATAAAAACATTCTATAGTGCAATGGCTCCGTACGTTTCGTGGGGTCCCAGAGCCGCTTATATCAACTATATGGATTTTGACCTTGGCGTGATGGTCACAACTGATCTATTGCTACTCAATAATGATGCTGTCGAGATTGCCAGGGTTTGGGGCGAAAAGTACTTTCTGAATAACTTTGATAGGTTGGTTCGAGCCAAAACACTGATAGATCCTCATAATGTTTTCGCCAATCAACAAGGTATTCCTCCAACTTCTAATTTGTTCAGTCTCAGACTCAGTGCATAGAAACCACAGAAATGTAGTTGTGATTTGCGAGGGATCTCGTACGTGAAAGAAAAAGGTTGTATGCCAATGTTATTACCGGCATAGAATTACTTAACTGTGAATTGTAATGGAGAATGAAATGACCGTTCCCTAAGTCTCAGGCTCTTGGAGTAGCTGGCAGCCCGGCAGCATTCAAATTAGACAACATTGAATCGATGCATGGATTAAGTGTTTGTGTACTTGTAATCGGTGCaggcgtgatttttttttttttttgtctaaatTGTATTTCTACAAGTGTTACAGAAGATGCTATCACTTTTCagctttatttttttatttttttatttttagggtaCTTTTCAGCTTTATTTAACAATTGATTATATTATATTGGCAGGAAAAAGGTATGTTTatctttgcaaaaaaaaaaagttacctTTGTATACCAATCTTTAGAACTAGACAAAATTGGCCATATGAAATGCTTGTGTAAACTGGTGCCCCTtcatttgttattaattaaataaaactcaTACATTATTTTGCTTTATGAAATTCTGTAatcttttttataattttttacctATCCTATATTTCTTCGAAGAATTTGAATTAGAACCTAAGCTGTTTTACAAGGGGATAATTGCACAGACTTATGAATGAGATTATTACAAATAACAATGACAAACAAATGAGAGGGTATTAGTGTTACATGCTCATGGCTCTTGAGGGAAGTTCAGAATCTGCATCTTGCAAATCTCCCTCGGTCCCCTTTACATTTTCCTGCAAATACTCAGACACAAGTTGAAAGTTAGTACTCTGAGATGTGAGTCTAGCAGAGGTTAACAAGGACACCAGAAACCAATTTGGACAATCAGATGCATGTGCATTATCCCCAACATTTCTTTATTTAAAACCATACCATTGAATCCTTCAACTTGTTTTCTGCTAGGTAACTTTCTAATGCGCCTTCACCACGAAGAATCTTCCCTCCACATCCAAGAGTATCCACTGAGCCTACGGACTGTTTATCAACTACTACAGCATCTATCCTTTCATTTCCTGTCTTGACATCCGGAATCTGACATAGCAATAATGTGATTATGTCAAGACTACAGTTCAATTAGATGGGATTTTATTTTTCCCCAAAGTAGAACTGATACTAGAGCCAATATGTATTTACAAAGGAAACATGCCTCATACATCGCCTCGGTAAGAGTACTTTCAAGTATTGCTCTCAGACCCCTGGCACCTGTATTCTTAGACATTGCCTTCTTTGCA from Humulus lupulus chromosome 5, drHumLupu1.1, whole genome shotgun sequence encodes the following:
- the LOC133777498 gene encoding berberine bridge enzyme-like D-2 → MKVLRRLTLSVVCLIIIVLIVPSLEDAQYQYQISSCLTQHNINNFTTLHSSNSSSTIWPNESYYYKVLNFSIQNLRFADPKVPKPFAIILPQNAEQIKSAVLCARNASCKITIRSGGHSYEGTSSTIDTATTTASPFVIIDLMNLNRVTVDLEAKTAWVEGGATLGETYYAIANATTGHEYYGFSAGSCPTVGVGGHISGGGFGLLSRKYGVAADNVLDALLVDANGQLLDRESMGEDVFWAIRGGGGGVWGIVYAWKIHLLKVPPTVTAFVVSRPGTITHIANLVAKWQVVAPNLGDDFYLSCFVGAGLPETTTIGMSATFKGFYLGPKSHAHSVIHRVFPELGVVEQDCFEMSWIQSIVFFSGLPPGSSVYQLQNRYLQNKACFKAKSDYVRTPIPYEGIRAALNLLEKEPKGYVILDPYGGNMDRISTESIAFPHRKGNLYAIQYMVEWKQQENDKIEDYINWIKTFYSAMAPYVSWGPRAAYINYMDFDLGVMVTTDLLLLNNDAVEIARVWGEKYFLNNFDRLVRAKTLIDPHNVFANQQGIPPTSNLFSLRLSA